In one Phaenicophaeus curvirostris isolate KB17595 chromosome 19, BPBGC_Pcur_1.0, whole genome shotgun sequence genomic region, the following are encoded:
- the CCDC42 gene encoding coiled-coil domain-containing protein 42, with amino-acid sequence MAGEEDEDLLAHFRAQYRQNLPSLLRKFHPTEEDSLPSYIELQKTKKEARQMQKALEEAKEGNDGMRIHALKKARKEREKKMQKESELVRAEENLEALKKQRQQLSNKMQKFSIFKEYLEDVVKVSRFEDIQELIEHFNTLVRMCKDQLQSQHEQKEMSEQGQVLLNQHTAEKGAEIQRLKNELKDLQLRFDQAQKDVLQWDTALADIENKTTKKDLELGTIKMTILNLFQCLSMRLKADLKVSKDDSLKQLDMVELSQSPSPCP; translated from the exons ATGGCcggagaggaggatgaggaccTGTTGGCCCATTTCCGTGCGCAGTACAGGCAGAACCTCCCGTCTTTGCTCAG AAAATTCCACCCGACTGAGGAGGACTCCCTGCCCTCATATATTGAGCTCCAGAAGACGAAGAAAGAAGCTCGACAGATGCAAAAGGCTCTGGAGGAGGCAAAAGAG GGAAATGATGGAATGCGAATCCATGCCCTGAAGAAAgccagaaaagagagagagaagaagatGCAAAAGGAGAGTGAGCTTGTGAGAGCTGAGGAGAATCTGGAAGCCCTGAAAAAGCAGCGCCAACAACTCAGCAACAAAATGCAGAAGTTCTCCATCTTCAAGGAATACCTGGAGGACGTTGTGAAGGTCTCACGG TTTGAGGACATCCAGGAACTCATTGAACACTTCAACACACTGGTGAGGATGTGCAAGGACCAGCTGCAGTCACAACATGAGCAGAAGGAAATGTCTGAGCAGGGCCAGGTGCTCCTCAACCAGCACACGGCAGAGAAAGGAGCCGAGATCCAGCGGCTCAAAAATGAGCTGAAGGACCTCCAGCTACGTTTTGACCAGGCTCAAAAAGATGTCCTGCAATGG gACACTGCCTTGGCTGACATCGAAAACAAAACTACCAAAAAAGACCTGGAGCTGGGGACCATCAAGATGACCATCctcaacctcttccagtgcctgagcaTGCGGCTGAAAGCAGACCTGAAGGTGTCAAAGGATGACAGCCTCAAACAGCTGGACATGGTAGAGCTCAGCCAGAGCCCTTCTCCCTGCCCCTAA